In Nocardia sp. NBC_00403, one DNA window encodes the following:
- a CDS encoding AAA family ATPase, translating to MRTDPDADPATESVPRLTAVVARRLAADPTVTADVAHAVLQALGTESPDRTTEFDDSGIFLRAIRVRGFRGIGPEVSLKLPPGPGLTLVVGRNGSGKSSFAEAAELALTGGNRRWDGRSAAWREGWRNLHESDSTRIELELLTTGSDSELTIAKEWSPEADLGAARWTEQRPPGPPTEFDTDRWSGLLDLYRPFLSYSELGALVDGKPSDLFDALHQLLGLDELTMAQERIRARRLELERVVRDSRQQRLGLVATLESVADDRAIRLAGLLRPAQPDLTAIGRAVFGSADDPSGPAGLRAIVRLAIPSNAEVEAVAKRLEQCATVLARDSTADAEADLRVLELLRKARDHVAAGGSCACPVCGRGELDDAWSSAADDSIAALTARVDALATARADLRRAVRAARALPQHVPAELDFDPGYPPTVDTTAVRSAWSEWSALSSAEYTAELPDQLRCAHARLVDELDLLQQGTRKELSRIDEVWSPLVPRLVGWLDGARRVAAQAGVLRTVRRAEDWLKSATAGLRGERMAPLETTARWVWHTLRQQSNVELGAITLQGNAGTARRVLLDVTVDDVDGAALGVMSQGELHALGLSLFLPRATVEQSPFRFVMIDDPVQAMDPAKVDGLARVLAVVAWTRQVIVFTHDERLAEAVRRMQLDACVLEVQRRERSVIEVRMASDPVRRYLDDARSLAKTPQLPQAIADELVATCCRSAVEAASLARARRNLLAEGMDHREVERYVEGAQTTRAMVALAVMGVSGRVDDLNKHLAREGKWVVDALRDATAGAHVPIGRSMRDLIADTEKFVAWLRA from the coding sequence ATGCGCACGGATCCCGATGCCGACCCGGCGACGGAATCGGTGCCGCGTCTCACCGCGGTGGTTGCCCGCAGGCTTGCTGCCGATCCCACGGTCACGGCCGATGTTGCGCACGCGGTGTTGCAGGCGCTCGGCACCGAGTCTCCCGACCGCACAACGGAGTTCGATGATTCGGGGATATTCCTGCGCGCGATCCGGGTGCGTGGCTTCCGTGGCATCGGACCCGAGGTATCGCTGAAGCTGCCGCCGGGTCCCGGTTTGACCCTGGTCGTCGGACGTAACGGCAGCGGCAAATCCAGCTTCGCCGAGGCCGCGGAGCTGGCGCTGACCGGCGGCAATCGCCGCTGGGACGGTAGGTCCGCCGCATGGCGGGAGGGCTGGCGCAATCTGCACGAGTCCGACTCCACCCGCATCGAGCTGGAATTGCTCACCACGGGAAGCGATTCCGAGCTGACCATTGCCAAGGAATGGTCACCAGAGGCCGACCTCGGCGCGGCGCGCTGGACCGAACAGCGACCACCAGGCCCGCCAACGGAATTCGATACCGACCGCTGGTCCGGACTGCTCGACCTGTACCGCCCTTTCCTGTCCTACAGCGAGCTCGGTGCGCTGGTCGACGGCAAACCCAGCGACCTCTTCGACGCGCTGCACCAGCTGCTCGGCCTCGACGAACTGACCATGGCGCAGGAGCGGATTCGTGCCCGCCGACTGGAATTGGAACGTGTGGTACGAGATTCGCGGCAGCAGCGCCTGGGGCTGGTCGCCACGCTCGAGTCGGTGGCCGACGATCGCGCGATCCGGCTCGCAGGTCTGCTGCGCCCCGCGCAACCGGATCTCACCGCGATCGGCCGTGCGGTATTCGGTTCCGCCGACGATCCGTCCGGACCCGCGGGCCTGCGCGCGATCGTGCGACTGGCCATCCCGTCCAACGCCGAGGTAGAGGCGGTGGCCAAGCGCCTGGAGCAATGCGCGACCGTACTGGCTCGCGATTCCACCGCGGACGCCGAAGCCGATCTGCGGGTGCTCGAGCTGCTGCGCAAGGCCCGCGATCATGTTGCCGCCGGGGGCAGTTGCGCGTGCCCGGTGTGCGGCCGCGGGGAGTTGGACGACGCATGGTCGAGCGCCGCCGATGATTCGATCGCCGCGCTGACCGCACGTGTCGATGCGCTCGCCACCGCGCGTGCCGATCTGCGCCGAGCCGTGCGTGCGGCGCGGGCATTGCCGCAACATGTTCCCGCGGAACTGGATTTCGACCCCGGCTACCCGCCCACCGTGGACACCACAGCGGTGCGCAGTGCCTGGTCGGAGTGGTCCGCGCTGAGCTCGGCCGAGTACACCGCTGAGCTGCCCGACCAGTTGCGTTGTGCGCATGCGCGGCTCGTCGACGAACTCGATCTGCTGCAACAGGGCACCCGTAAGGAACTGAGCCGGATCGACGAAGTGTGGTCGCCGCTGGTGCCCCGCCTCGTCGGCTGGTTGGACGGAGCTCGGCGGGTGGCCGCGCAAGCGGGCGTCCTGCGCACGGTCCGGCGAGCCGAGGACTGGCTCAAGTCCGCGACCGCGGGGTTGCGCGGCGAACGCATGGCGCCGCTGGAGACGACGGCGCGCTGGGTCTGGCACACGCTGCGGCAGCAGAGCAATGTGGAACTCGGCGCAATCACGTTGCAGGGCAATGCCGGAACCGCGCGGCGTGTGCTGCTCGATGTCACCGTTGACGACGTCGACGGCGCGGCGCTCGGCGTGATGAGCCAGGGCGAGCTGCATGCGCTGGGGTTGTCGCTGTTCCTGCCGCGCGCGACCGTCGAACAGAGTCCCTTCCGTTTCGTCATGATCGACGACCCGGTGCAGGCGATGGACCCGGCGAAGGTGGACGGGCTGGCCAGGGTGCTCGCCGTCGTCGCGTGGACGCGCCAGGTGATCGTGTTCACCCACGACGAGCGGCTGGCCGAGGCCGTCCGCCGCATGCAGTTGGACGCCTGTGTGCTCGAGGTGCAGCGGCGCGAGCGTTCGGTGATCGAGGTCAGGATGGCAAGCGACCCGGTGCGCCGCTACCTCGATGACGCGCGCTCGCTGGCCAAGACCCCGCAGCTGCCGCAGGCGATCGCCGATGAACTCGTCGCGACCTGCTGCCGCTCCGCGGTGGAGGCGGCCAGCCTGGCGCGGGCCAGGCGCAATCTGCTTGCCGAAGGCATGGATCATCGCGAGGTGGAGCGCTACGTCGAGGGCGCGCAGACCACCCGCGCGATGGTCGCGCTCGCGGTGATGGGCGTGTCCGGGCGCGTCGACGATCTGAACAAACACCTTGCCCGCGAAGGTAAATGGGTGGTGGACGCACTGCGCGATGCGACTGCGGGCGCGCACGTGCCGATCGGCCGCAGTATGCGCGATCTGATCGCCGACACCGAGAAGTTCGTCGCCTGGTTACGCGCATGA
- a CDS encoding SelT/SelW/SelH family protein — MARVAIEYCTQCRWLLRASWMAQELLSTFETALGEVALIPGSGGVFRITVDGEQVWERKADGGFPDIAVLKQRVRDRVEPDRDLGHADKRD, encoded by the coding sequence ATGGCACGAGTCGCGATCGAATACTGCACCCAGTGCCGCTGGCTGCTGCGGGCGAGCTGGATGGCACAGGAACTGCTGAGCACCTTCGAAACAGCCCTCGGCGAGGTTGCGCTGATTCCGGGATCGGGCGGTGTCTTCCGGATCACCGTGGACGGCGAGCAGGTGTGGGAGCGCAAGGCCGACGGCGGGTTCCCCGATATCGCCGTGCTCAAGCAACGGGTGCGCGACCGGGTCGAGCCGGATCGTGATCTCGGCCACGCCGACAAGCGCGACTGA
- a CDS encoding YchJ family protein — protein sequence MGKTEVCPCKRGEPFEQCCGPVLAGQRPAATAEALMRSRYTAFAIGDIEYLRRSWHSSTRPADLELDPGQRWLFLEIVRTERGGPFDDVGTVEFIAHYRADGARGSLHEVSRFRREDGAWVYLDGVIEP from the coding sequence ATGGGTAAGACCGAGGTGTGTCCGTGCAAGCGCGGCGAGCCGTTCGAGCAGTGCTGTGGTCCGGTGCTTGCGGGGCAGCGGCCTGCGGCGACAGCCGAGGCGTTGATGCGGTCGAGGTACACCGCGTTCGCGATCGGTGACATCGAATATCTTCGGCGCTCATGGCATTCGAGCACCCGGCCCGCGGATCTCGAGCTCGATCCCGGGCAGCGGTGGCTGTTCCTGGAGATCGTGCGCACCGAGCGCGGCGGTCCGTTCGACGATGTCGGCACCGTCGAGTTCATCGCGCACTATCGGGCCGACGGCGCCCGCGGGTCGTTGCACGAGGTCAGCAGGTTCCGCAGGGAGGACGGCGCCTGGGTCTACCTGGACGGTGTCATCGAACCATGA